The genomic window ACCTGGACGACGGCGACGTGGGCCTTCCCGACCGGGCACGCGAACACCGCCCCCTGGCACGCCACCCCGGCGGGGCGGCGGCCGAACCGCACGCACGCAGCCGACGCCCCAGTCTCCCAGGCAGGCAGGAAGTCGTCCGACTTCGCTACCACGGTCGGCCCCGAGCCGTCAACGATCACCAGCGATTGTGCAATAGCCAGTTCCGGCCGCATCATGTTCCCCGGTGTCTTCGCAGGTCGCCCGTCGCGTCTTCTCTTTTTCCGAATGCCGCGGTCGTCGTCCAGCAAGCGCCCGCAAATTGCCGGGAGGCTCGTCGTTTTCCGCGATCGGGTATACGAGAAAAATTTCGAGCACATTTCGCGAGAAGGGTTTGTTATCTCCGCAGCCGCTCGTCGCAAGAATGTCAACTTCCAGGCAAGCAAAAAGCCCTGATCGTGGGTAAAGTAAGAATGCAGCGATTGGGCTGTCGGGTTCCGCCCGCGGCGACTTGATACGAACGGCTTCTGGTTCGTCCATGACCGATTTCACCGCCGAAGATCTGTTCGACGTCGTCGACCGTATCGTCGCCGATTTGCTCGGCCGGAACGGGATCGACGGCCCGCCGGTCGACGCGGTGGCCCTCGTTCAGGACGCGTTCGGAATCCCGGTCACGGAATCCGACGCCGAGGAGGAAGAATCCGGACGGTTCGGTCCGCGGGCACGCCGGGGCCGGCGCCGCGAGATTGTGTTGCGGCCCGACCAGTCGAACGAGTCGCGGCACGCCGTGTGCGCGAGGGCTTGCGCGAAAGAACTGCTGCCGACGATCCTGGCCAAACTCGGCGTCGTGCCCGGGACCGAAAACAAGGGCGCGCAAACGTCGCTGATCGGTCTCGTCGCCCCGCGCCTTTTGCTCCCGACCCGGTGGTTCGAACGGGACGCTCGAAAGGCCGGATACGACTTGACTGAACTGAAAACCCGGTACGATACAGTCGGGTACGAACTCCTCGCGGCGCGGATGCTCGACCTGGACGAACCATGCGTGATCGCCGTGGTGGACAACGGAGCCGTCGTGAGCCGCCGCGGGAACCGCGAGGCCGCGACGAAGAAATTGACCCCGGCCGAAGAGACGTGTATCGGACTGGTCGAGACCGCCCGCGAGTCGTGCGTCGCCCGCAAGGGCGGGTGGACGGTCCGGGGGTGGCCGGTACCGACCGGGCCGTTTAACCGAATCATTTTGCGGAGCGTCCCGGACGACCTATAATGGTCGTTACGTTCGTCCCGGCGGTCGCAGCTGATTGCGCGACCGCCGGGCGTTTTTTCATGAGCGTGTCGCGGCGGGACACGGCCCGAACCCCGCCCTCCGGGGCTTGACGGTCCCCGGGAGCGCCCGCCACGATGGATGAGACACAAAAGTCGCCCGCGGACTGCGGACGGATCGACGAGGAGCAAGCGGCCATGGCAGACGACCGAATCCCGATGACCCGGGAAGGGTACGACAAGAAGAAGGCCGAGCTGGACCAGATGCAGAACGTCGAGATGATCGAGATCACCAAGCGGGTGGCCACCGCGCGCGACCTCGGCGACCTGAGTGAGAACGCCGAGTACCACGCGGCCCGCGAGGACCAGGGGATGCTCGAGGCCCGGATCAACATGCTCCGGTATCAGCTCTCCCGCGCCTACATCATCGACAAGGACACGCTCCCGACCGACTCGATCGCGTTCGGCAGCCGGGTCAAGGTGAAAGACCTGGACATGGGCGAGGAAGAGGTGTTCGAGCTGGTCGGCCCGGGTCAGGAAAACCCCGACAAGAACCGGATTCTCACGTCGAGCCCGATCGCCCAAGGGCTGCTCGGGAAGAAAAAGGGCGACAAGGTCGAGATCCAGGTTCCCCGCGGGGTGATCCGGTTCAAAGTGCTCGAGATCTCCGTCGCCGACCTGGACTGAGGTTGGTGGCGTTTGTTTCGCACCCGTCCGTAACGACCAACCCGTGGGCAGCTGGCCAGGAACCTGATTCATGCGAATCCTGGCCCTCTCCGGAAGCCTGCGGGCGGCGGCGTCTAACAGCACGCTACTCCGGGCGGCCATCGCCTTGGCTCCGACCGGGGTAGCCGTCGAGATCTTCGACGGCATCGCGAACCTGCCCCACTTCAACCCGGACCTGGACGACGAGGCGAATCCGCACCCCGCCGTTCAGCATTTCCGCTCTCAACTCAAGGCCGCCGACGGCGTCGTGATTAGCAGCCCGGAGTACGCCCACGGGATGCCCGGCGTTCTCAAAAACGCGCTCGATTGGGTAGTCGGCAGCGGCGAATTCTCCGGCAAGCCCGTCGGTTTACTCAACGCCTCTCCGGTCGCCACCCACGCCCACGAATCGCTCCGGGAAGTCTTGAAAACGATGGACGCGCGGGTGATCGATGCGGCGTCCGTGCGCATCCCACTGGCGAAAAAACGGACCGACGTGCAGGGCATCATCGCTGATCCGGTGCTATCCAGTTTATTGTCGGCTGCCCTCACTGCCCTCGTGGGAGAAATGAGCGTCCT from Fimbriiglobus ruber includes these protein-coding regions:
- a CDS encoding NADPH-dependent FMN reductase, with product MRILALSGSLRAAASNSTLLRAAIALAPTGVAVEIFDGIANLPHFNPDLDDEANPHPAVQHFRSQLKAADGVVISSPEYAHGMPGVLKNALDWVVGSGEFSGKPVGLLNASPVATHAHESLREVLKTMDARVIDAASVRIPLAKKRTDVQGIIADPVLSSLLSAALTALVGEMSVLRDDSTTA
- the greA gene encoding transcription elongation factor GreA yields the protein MADDRIPMTREGYDKKKAELDQMQNVEMIEITKRVATARDLGDLSENAEYHAAREDQGMLEARINMLRYQLSRAYIIDKDTLPTDSIAFGSRVKVKDLDMGEEEVFELVGPGQENPDKNRILTSSPIAQGLLGKKKGDKVEIQVPRGVIRFKVLEISVADLD